A stretch of Henckelia pumila isolate YLH828 chromosome 4, ASM3356847v2, whole genome shotgun sequence DNA encodes these proteins:
- the LOC140862989 gene encoding RNA pseudouridine synthase 7 isoform X1: MKRKNLSREGEEETMDIVWQTPANPPQRQDYIFRDGIRYVRPYYFEFISHAKNRWAGKTIVDLFTEEFKGRPRDYYVSAVKAGRIQVDGQVVPVSYVVQSSQKISHFLHRHEPPVMASEVEILLTEPDVLTVRKPASVPVHPCGQYRKNTVVGILQAEHDLAPLFPIHRLDRLVSGLLILARNASKADIFRQQIEAGEVKKKYIARVIGVFPENELVVNMNINYNAREGKSTAEAENGQNCKSPSKGKAACTKFTRISTNGIQSIVSCEPITGRTHQIRVHLQFTGHPIANDMLYLSESVNHRSVEGLSADRAAAMSEFALKPNHCEICVPISTDDPIKDFCIDPMCTNCPNLAPKGYDGHEEGLWLHCVRYSGPGWTYECPYPDWASLD, from the exons ATGAAGAGGAAGAATTTAAGCAGAGAAGGAGAAGAAGAAACCATGGATATTGTGTGGCAAACTCCTGCCAATCCTCCGCAGCGCCAAGATTACATTTTTCGCGACG GCATTAGATACGTTCGCCCCTACTATTTCGAGTTCATCTCACAT GCTAAAAACAGATGGGCAGGGAAGACAATTGTTGATTTGTTCACGGAAGAGTTCAAGGGTAGGCCTCGAGATTATTAT GTATCTGCAGTGAAAGCTGGACGGATACAAGTTGATGGACAAGTTGTACCCGTGTCATACGTTGTTCAGTCTTCACAAAAAATTAGCCATTTCTTGCACAG GCACGAACCACCAGTGATGGCTTCGGAAGTTGAGATTCTTCTTACCGAACCAGATGTCTTAACTGTGCGTAAGCCAGCGTCAGTCCCT GTGCATCCATGTGGGCAATATCGCAAGAACACTGTTGTTGGTATTCTTCAGGCAGAACATGACTTGGCACCATTATTCC CAATTCATAGATTAGATCGTTTGGTCTCTGGACTTCTTATCCTTGCCAGAAATGCTTCCAAGGCTGACATTTTCCGGCAGCAG ATTGAAGCTGGAGAGGTGAAGAAAAAGTATATTGCAAGAGTGATAGGAGTGTTTCCTGAGAATGAG CTAGTTGTCAACATGAATATAAACTATAATGCTCGAGAAGGAAAGAGCACCGCGGAG GCGGAAAATGGTCAAAACTGTAAAAGTCCTTCAAAAGGGAAAGCTGCTTGTACCAAATTCACCAGAATTAGCACTAATGGAATTCAAAGCATTGTTTCCTGTGAACCGATCACCGGCAGGACCCACCAG ATTCGTGTCCATTTGCAATTTACGGGACATCCCATAGCTAATGACATGCTATACCTATCAGAGTCTGTTAATCATCGTTCTGTTGAAGGATTGAGTGCAGACAGAGCTGCAGCTATGTCGGAGTTCGCCCTAAAGCCTAACCATTGTGAGATTTGTGTGCCTATCTCTACAGATGATCCCATCAAAGATTTCTGCATTGATCCTATGTGTACGAATTGTCCTAATTTGGCACCTAAAGG ATATGATGGGCATGAAGAGGGTTTATGGCTGCACTGCGTTCGATATTCTGGGCCAGGCTGGACGTACGAGTGCCCATATCCTGATTGGGCTTCTCTGGACTAA
- the LOC140862989 gene encoding RNA pseudouridine synthase 7 isoform X3 codes for MLKTDGQGRQLLICSRKSSRVSAVKAGRIQVDGQVVPVSYVVQSSQKISHFLHRHEPPVMASEVEILLTEPDVLTVRKPASVPVHPCGQYRKNTVVGILQAEHDLAPLFPIHRLDRLVSGLLILARNASKADIFRQQIEAGEVKKKYIARVIGVFPENELVVNMNINYNAREGKSTAEAENGQNCKSPSKGKAACTKFTRISTNGIQSIVSCEPITGRTHQIRVHLQFTGHPIANDMLYLSESVNHRSVEGLSADRAAAMSEFALKPNHCEICVPISTDDPIKDFCIDPMCTNCPNLAPKGYDGHEEGLWLHCVRYSGPGWTYECPYPDWASLD; via the exons AT GCTAAAAACAGATGGGCAGGGAAGACAATTGTTGATTTGTTCACGGAAGAGTTCAAGG GTATCTGCAGTGAAAGCTGGACGGATACAAGTTGATGGACAAGTTGTACCCGTGTCATACGTTGTTCAGTCTTCACAAAAAATTAGCCATTTCTTGCACAG GCACGAACCACCAGTGATGGCTTCGGAAGTTGAGATTCTTCTTACCGAACCAGATGTCTTAACTGTGCGTAAGCCAGCGTCAGTCCCT GTGCATCCATGTGGGCAATATCGCAAGAACACTGTTGTTGGTATTCTTCAGGCAGAACATGACTTGGCACCATTATTCC CAATTCATAGATTAGATCGTTTGGTCTCTGGACTTCTTATCCTTGCCAGAAATGCTTCCAAGGCTGACATTTTCCGGCAGCAG ATTGAAGCTGGAGAGGTGAAGAAAAAGTATATTGCAAGAGTGATAGGAGTGTTTCCTGAGAATGAG CTAGTTGTCAACATGAATATAAACTATAATGCTCGAGAAGGAAAGAGCACCGCGGAG GCGGAAAATGGTCAAAACTGTAAAAGTCCTTCAAAAGGGAAAGCTGCTTGTACCAAATTCACCAGAATTAGCACTAATGGAATTCAAAGCATTGTTTCCTGTGAACCGATCACCGGCAGGACCCACCAG ATTCGTGTCCATTTGCAATTTACGGGACATCCCATAGCTAATGACATGCTATACCTATCAGAGTCTGTTAATCATCGTTCTGTTGAAGGATTGAGTGCAGACAGAGCTGCAGCTATGTCGGAGTTCGCCCTAAAGCCTAACCATTGTGAGATTTGTGTGCCTATCTCTACAGATGATCCCATCAAAGATTTCTGCATTGATCCTATGTGTACGAATTGTCCTAATTTGGCACCTAAAGG ATATGATGGGCATGAAGAGGGTTTATGGCTGCACTGCGTTCGATATTCTGGGCCAGGCTGGACGTACGAGTGCCCATATCCTGATTGGGCTTCTCTGGACTAA
- the LOC140862989 gene encoding RNA pseudouridine synthase 7 isoform X2: MKRKNLSREGEEETMDIVWQTPANPPQRQDYIFRDGIRYVRPYYFEFISHAKNRWAGKTIVDLFTEEFKVKAGRIQVDGQVVPVSYVVQSSQKISHFLHRHEPPVMASEVEILLTEPDVLTVRKPASVPVHPCGQYRKNTVVGILQAEHDLAPLFPIHRLDRLVSGLLILARNASKADIFRQQIEAGEVKKKYIARVIGVFPENELVVNMNINYNAREGKSTAEAENGQNCKSPSKGKAACTKFTRISTNGIQSIVSCEPITGRTHQIRVHLQFTGHPIANDMLYLSESVNHRSVEGLSADRAAAMSEFALKPNHCEICVPISTDDPIKDFCIDPMCTNCPNLAPKGYDGHEEGLWLHCVRYSGPGWTYECPYPDWASLD; this comes from the exons ATGAAGAGGAAGAATTTAAGCAGAGAAGGAGAAGAAGAAACCATGGATATTGTGTGGCAAACTCCTGCCAATCCTCCGCAGCGCCAAGATTACATTTTTCGCGACG GCATTAGATACGTTCGCCCCTACTATTTCGAGTTCATCTCACAT GCTAAAAACAGATGGGCAGGGAAGACAATTGTTGATTTGTTCACGGAAGAGTTCAAGG TGAAAGCTGGACGGATACAAGTTGATGGACAAGTTGTACCCGTGTCATACGTTGTTCAGTCTTCACAAAAAATTAGCCATTTCTTGCACAG GCACGAACCACCAGTGATGGCTTCGGAAGTTGAGATTCTTCTTACCGAACCAGATGTCTTAACTGTGCGTAAGCCAGCGTCAGTCCCT GTGCATCCATGTGGGCAATATCGCAAGAACACTGTTGTTGGTATTCTTCAGGCAGAACATGACTTGGCACCATTATTCC CAATTCATAGATTAGATCGTTTGGTCTCTGGACTTCTTATCCTTGCCAGAAATGCTTCCAAGGCTGACATTTTCCGGCAGCAG ATTGAAGCTGGAGAGGTGAAGAAAAAGTATATTGCAAGAGTGATAGGAGTGTTTCCTGAGAATGAG CTAGTTGTCAACATGAATATAAACTATAATGCTCGAGAAGGAAAGAGCACCGCGGAG GCGGAAAATGGTCAAAACTGTAAAAGTCCTTCAAAAGGGAAAGCTGCTTGTACCAAATTCACCAGAATTAGCACTAATGGAATTCAAAGCATTGTTTCCTGTGAACCGATCACCGGCAGGACCCACCAG ATTCGTGTCCATTTGCAATTTACGGGACATCCCATAGCTAATGACATGCTATACCTATCAGAGTCTGTTAATCATCGTTCTGTTGAAGGATTGAGTGCAGACAGAGCTGCAGCTATGTCGGAGTTCGCCCTAAAGCCTAACCATTGTGAGATTTGTGTGCCTATCTCTACAGATGATCCCATCAAAGATTTCTGCATTGATCCTATGTGTACGAATTGTCCTAATTTGGCACCTAAAGG ATATGATGGGCATGAAGAGGGTTTATGGCTGCACTGCGTTCGATATTCTGGGCCAGGCTGGACGTACGAGTGCCCATATCCTGATTGGGCTTCTCTGGACTAA